The following proteins come from a genomic window of Citrobacter europaeus:
- the nlpA gene encoding lipoprotein NlpA, with the protein MKLKIPYFGAGAVVLLAGLLLAGCDQQSNDAKHIKVGVINGAEQDVAEVAKKVAKEKYGLEVELVGFSGSLLPNDATNHGELDANVFQHRPFLEQDNKAHGYKLVAVGNTFVFPMAGYSKKIKSVAELKDGATIAIPNDPTNLGRALLLLQKEKLITLKADTGLLPTALDITDNPRHLNIMELEGAQLPRVLDDQKVDVAIISTTYIQQTGLSPVHDSVFIEDKNSPYVNILVAREDNKDAENVKEFLQSYQSPEVAKAAETIFNGGAVPGW; encoded by the coding sequence GTGAAACTGAAGATACCTTATTTCGGGGCCGGAGCGGTGGTATTACTGGCGGGATTATTGCTGGCAGGATGCGATCAGCAGAGCAATGATGCAAAGCATATCAAAGTGGGCGTGATTAACGGCGCAGAACAGGATGTGGCGGAAGTCGCGAAGAAAGTCGCTAAAGAAAAATATGGGCTGGAGGTGGAGCTGGTGGGGTTTAGCGGCTCTCTGCTGCCCAACGATGCCACTAACCATGGTGAGCTGGATGCTAACGTTTTCCAGCATCGTCCGTTCCTTGAACAAGATAATAAAGCGCACGGCTATAAGCTGGTCGCGGTGGGTAATACCTTTGTGTTCCCGATGGCTGGATATTCGAAGAAAATCAAAAGCGTTGCTGAGCTAAAAGACGGTGCGACGATTGCGATACCTAACGACCCAACCAACCTTGGGCGGGCGCTGTTGCTGCTGCAAAAAGAGAAGTTAATCACTCTGAAAGCGGATACTGGCCTGCTGCCAACGGCGCTGGATATTACTGATAATCCGCGGCATCTGAATATTATGGAACTGGAAGGCGCACAGTTACCGCGCGTGCTGGACGATCAAAAAGTGGATGTGGCGATTATCAGTACCACCTACATCCAGCAAACCGGGCTTTCCCCGGTACATGACAGCGTATTTATTGAAGATAAAAACTCACCGTACGTGAACATTCTGGTGGCGCGGGAAGACAATAAAGATGCCGAGAATGTAAAAGAATTCCTGCAATCTTATCAGTCACCGGAAGTGGCGAAGGCGGCAGAAACTATCTTTAACGGCGGCGCGGTTCCGGGCTGGTAA
- a CDS encoding carboxylate/amino acid/amine transporter, with amino-acid sequence MSSTRRGMMNVLIAAVLWGSSGVCAQYIMEQSQMSSQFLTMTRLIFAGLILLMLSFVHGDKVFSIIKNRKDAISLLIFSVVGALTVQLTFLLTIEKSNAATATVLQFLSPTIIVAWFSVVRKARPGILVLTAIFTSLIGTFLLVTHGNPTSLSISPAALFWGIASAFAAAFYTTYPSTLIARYGTLPVVGWSMLIGGMILLPFYAGQGTNFVVNGSLILAFFYLVVIGTSLTFSLYLKGAQMIGGPKASILSCAEPLSSALLSLLLLGITFTLPDWLGTLLILSSVILISMDSRRRARAV; translated from the coding sequence ATGAGTTCCACCAGAAGAGGGATGATGAATGTCCTGATTGCCGCCGTATTATGGGGAAGTTCAGGCGTTTGCGCGCAGTACATCATGGAGCAAAGTCAGATGTCGTCGCAGTTTCTGACCATGACGCGCCTGATATTCGCCGGGCTCATTCTGCTGATGCTCTCTTTCGTTCACGGCGACAAAGTGTTCTCCATAATTAAAAACCGCAAAGATGCTATCAGCCTGCTGATTTTCTCCGTAGTCGGGGCGCTTACCGTCCAGCTAACTTTTCTGCTGACCATCGAAAAATCCAACGCCGCCACCGCGACGGTGCTGCAATTTTTGTCACCGACCATTATCGTGGCGTGGTTCTCCGTGGTGCGCAAAGCGCGACCGGGGATTTTAGTGCTGACCGCGATCTTCACCTCGCTTATCGGCACCTTCTTACTGGTCACCCACGGTAACCCGACGTCGCTATCAATCTCACCTGCCGCGCTGTTCTGGGGAATTGCCTCGGCGTTTGCCGCCGCGTTTTATACTACCTACCCTTCAACGCTCATCGCGCGCTACGGCACGCTGCCGGTCGTCGGCTGGAGTATGTTGATCGGCGGGATGATCCTGCTGCCGTTTTATGCCGGGCAAGGCACTAATTTCGTGGTGAATGGCAGTTTGATTCTGGCGTTTTTCTATTTGGTGGTTATCGGCACATCGCTCACGTTTAGCCTGTACCTGAAAGGCGCGCAGATGATTGGCGGACCGAAAGCGAGCATTTTAAGCTGCGCTGAACCGTTGAGCAGCGCGTTGCTGTCCCTGCTGCTGTTAGGCATTACCTTTACCCTGCCAGACTGGCTGGGCACGCTTTTGATCCTCTCTTCGGTAATACTTATCTCAATGGACTCACGTCGCCGCGCCAGAGCGGTTTAA
- the dgaE gene encoding D-glucosaminate-6-phosphate ammonia lyase, whose amino-acid sequence MTQNIYQQLGLKQVINACGKMTILGVSSVAPEVMQATARAASAFVEIDRLVDRTGELVSRYTGAEDSYVTSCASAGIAIAVAAAITRGDQARVTLMPDSAGMANEVVMLRGHNVDYGAPITSAIRLGGGRVVEVGSSNLAARWQLESAITDNTAALLYVKSHHCVQKGMLSIADFVQVAQVHNLPLIVDAAAEEDLHAWVASGADMVVYSGAKAFNAPTSGFITGKKQWIAACKAQHHGIARAMKIGKENMVGLVYALENYHQEQTVVTAEELRPVAQAISAIRGLDADIEQDEAGRAIWRVRIRVNAQVLGMDAYAVEAQLREGEIAIYARRYNLHQGVFSLDPRTVAEGEMALIVARLKEIADHAAD is encoded by the coding sequence ATGACGCAAAATATCTATCAACAGTTGGGGCTAAAACAGGTCATTAACGCCTGCGGCAAAATGACGATTTTGGGCGTTTCCAGCGTGGCCCCGGAAGTGATGCAGGCCACCGCGCGGGCAGCTTCGGCTTTTGTTGAAATTGATCGGCTGGTGGACAGAACCGGAGAACTGGTTTCCCGCTACACCGGCGCTGAAGACAGCTATGTCACCTCCTGTGCGTCGGCGGGTATTGCCATCGCTGTTGCTGCCGCCATTACCCGCGGTGACCAGGCAAGAGTCACGCTGATGCCGGACAGTGCAGGTATGGCTAATGAAGTGGTTATGCTGCGCGGACATAACGTTGACTATGGTGCGCCCATCACCAGCGCCATCCGCCTGGGCGGCGGGCGGGTGGTGGAGGTTGGCTCGAGTAATCTGGCGGCCCGCTGGCAACTGGAGAGCGCGATTACCGACAACACCGCCGCCCTGCTGTACGTGAAATCGCACCACTGTGTGCAGAAAGGCATGTTGAGCATTGCGGATTTTGTGCAGGTCGCGCAGGTTCACAACCTGCCGCTAATTGTCGATGCCGCCGCCGAGGAGGATTTACACGCCTGGGTGGCGAGCGGGGCAGATATGGTGGTCTACAGCGGGGCAAAAGCTTTTAACGCGCCGACCTCCGGATTTATCACAGGGAAGAAACAGTGGATTGCCGCGTGTAAAGCGCAGCACCACGGGATTGCCCGGGCGATGAAAATCGGCAAAGAGAATATGGTTGGGCTGGTGTATGCCCTGGAAAACTACCATCAGGAACAAACCGTGGTCACCGCTGAAGAGCTCCGCCCCGTGGCGCAGGCGATTTCAGCGATTCGCGGACTGGATGCGGATATCGAGCAGGATGAGGCCGGACGCGCCATCTGGCGGGTACGTATTCGGGTGAATGCGCAGGTGCTGGGAATGGATGCTTACGCCGTAGAAGCGCAACTGCGAGAGGGTGAAATCGCGATTTACGCTCGTCGTTACAACCTTCATCAGGGCGTTTTTAGTCTTGACCCGCGTACGGTCGCTGAAGGAGAAATGGCGCTGATCGTGGCGCGATTAAAGGAGATTGCAGACCATGCAGCAGATTAA
- a CDS encoding 2-dehydro-3-deoxy-phosphogluconate aldolase, which produces MQQINFYRNKVAINVLAKDIANAREIYDAAEGHAVIGILSAQFSSVEEGIKEVKRWMTDVPSISVGLGAGDPAQYYKAAMIASRVHPAHVNQTFTGCGFAAGALAATGGEQTHINALVSPTGTPGEVLISTGVSSSQGTPARVSCDAAVRMMLDSGAHAAKFFPMGGERSLPELYALATTAARNGMTLIEPTGGIDLENFGVILQSCLEAGVPRVMPHVYSSIIDPQTGNTRPADVVRLMEIVKEMV; this is translated from the coding sequence ATGCAGCAGATTAATTTTTATCGGAATAAAGTGGCCATTAACGTACTGGCGAAGGATATCGCTAATGCCCGGGAAATCTATGATGCTGCCGAAGGCCACGCGGTGATCGGTATTCTTTCGGCGCAGTTTTCCTCGGTTGAAGAAGGGATCAAAGAAGTAAAACGTTGGATGACCGATGTGCCATCAATTTCCGTGGGGTTGGGCGCGGGCGATCCGGCGCAGTATTACAAAGCGGCGATGATTGCCTCACGGGTCCATCCGGCACACGTCAACCAGACCTTCACCGGTTGTGGGTTTGCGGCAGGGGCGCTGGCGGCCACGGGCGGTGAACAGACCCATATCAACGCGTTAGTCAGTCCCACAGGCACGCCGGGGGAAGTGTTGATCTCGACCGGCGTCAGCAGCAGCCAGGGAACGCCAGCCCGCGTTTCCTGCGATGCGGCGGTACGTATGATGCTCGATTCCGGCGCTCACGCGGCGAAATTCTTCCCGATGGGCGGTGAGCGGTCGCTGCCTGAGCTGTACGCACTGGCGACGACTGCAGCACGAAACGGCATGACGCTGATTGAACCGACCGGCGGGATCGATCTCGAAAACTTCGGCGTTATCCTGCAATCCTGTCTGGAGGCGGGAGTACCGCGCGTCATGCCACATGTTTACAGCTCGATTATCGACCCACAGACCGGCAATACCCGGCCTGCAGACGTCGTCAGGTTGATGGAGATAGTGAAAGAGATGGTGTGA
- a CDS encoding antibiotic biosynthesis monooxygenase, with the protein MSDSEVISIIAVLKARPGKIDALKHALQALLLPTRREPGNIEYALFQLRDTPDVFYVRESWRGQAGLDEHIALPHFQTFILQMNDLLSEPLRLDYLTPIAP; encoded by the coding sequence ATGTCTGATTCAGAAGTAATTTCAATTATTGCGGTACTGAAAGCCAGACCGGGGAAAATCGACGCACTGAAACACGCGCTGCAGGCCCTGCTGCTGCCCACGCGCCGGGAGCCAGGCAATATTGAATATGCCCTGTTCCAGCTACGCGACACGCCGGATGTGTTCTACGTACGCGAATCCTGGCGCGGCCAGGCCGGTCTGGACGAACATATCGCTTTGCCGCATTTCCAGACGTTCATTCTGCAAATGAACGATCTGCTCTCCGAACCACTACGGCTGGATTATCTGACGCCGATTGCACCTTGA